In the Verrucomicrobiia bacterium genome, one interval contains:
- a CDS encoding Na+ dependent nucleoside transporter domain protein, with translation MHGLLTGLLGLGVFLGVAWALSANRREVPWRTVLWGLGLQTALALFILKTRAGQLVFDYAGRGIRALIAFANEGCAFVFGPLARPATLEQAFGPGQTFIFAITVAGTIILVSALSSLLYHWGVLQRVVQAMAWLMRRVLRTSGSETLAAAANIFMGQTEAPLVVKPYLARMTRSELLCLMTGGMATLAGGVASVYVKLASEAGHPDFAGHLLTASVMNAPAALYLSKMLHPETETSETAGQAAGFVPRTTTNSLDALCQGAADGMKLSLNVMAMLIAFVAVVALANALLVGAQSVAGITSPANLQTVLGWLNAPLAWLMGVPAQDCLAIGAVLGERVVLNEFIGYVSLNAAPVEARSYTIAIYALCGFANFASIAIQVGGIGALIPERRGELARLGLRAMLGGLLACYVSATLAGLMI, from the coding sequence ATGCATGGTCTGCTGACGGGGCTGTTGGGGCTGGGGGTGTTTTTGGGCGTGGCGTGGGCGCTTTCCGCCAACCGCCGGGAGGTGCCGTGGCGCACGGTGTTGTGGGGGCTGGGCCTGCAAACGGCGCTGGCGTTGTTCATCCTTAAAACCCGGGCGGGCCAGTTGGTTTTTGATTATGCGGGGCGGGGCATCCGGGCGCTGATCGCTTTTGCCAATGAGGGGTGCGCCTTTGTTTTCGGCCCGCTGGCGCGGCCGGCCACGCTGGAGCAGGCGTTTGGGCCGGGGCAGACGTTTATTTTCGCCATCACGGTGGCGGGCACGATCATTCTGGTGTCGGCGCTGTCTTCGCTGCTGTATCACTGGGGGGTGCTGCAACGGGTGGTGCAGGCCATGGCGTGGCTGATGCGCCGCGTCCTGCGCACCAGCGGCAGCGAAACCCTGGCGGCGGCCGCCAATATTTTCATGGGCCAGACGGAGGCGCCGCTGGTGGTGAAGCCGTACCTGGCGCGCATGACGCGCAGCGAGCTGTTGTGTTTGATGACCGGCGGCATGGCCACGCTGGCGGGCGGGGTGGCATCGGTTTATGTCAAGCTGGCCAGCGAGGCGGGGCATCCGGATTTTGCGGGGCATCTGCTCACGGCCTCGGTGATGAATGCGCCGGCGGCGTTGTATCTATCCAAGATGTTGCATCCCGAGACGGAAACCAGCGAGACGGCCGGGCAGGCGGCGGGTTTTGTGCCGCGGACCACCACCAACAGCCTGGACGCGCTGTGCCAGGGGGCGGCGGACGGCATGAAACTTTCGCTCAATGTGATGGCGATGTTGATAGCATTTGTGGCGGTGGTGGCGCTGGCCAACGCGCTGCTGGTGGGGGCGCAATCGGTGGCGGGCATCACCTCGCCGGCGAATTTGCAGACGGTGCTGGGCTGGCTGAACGCGCCGCTGGCGTGGCTGATGGGGGTGCCGGCGCAGGATTGTCTGGCGATTGGCGCGGTGCTGGGGGAGCGGGTGGTGTTGAATGAGTTTATCGGTTATGTGTCCCTGAACGCCGCGCCGGTGGAGGCGCGCAGTTACACGATCGCGATCTATGCGCTGTGCGGTTTCGCCAATTTTGCCAGCATCGCCATTCAGGTGGGCGGGATTGGGGCGTTGATTCCGGAGCGCCGGGGGGAGCTGGCGCGGCTGGGGTTGCGCGCCATGCTGGGGGGGCTGCTGGCCTGTTATGTATCGGCCACGCTGGCCGGATTGATGATATGA
- a CDS encoding HAD-IA family hydrolase: MNASRITAVIFDMDGVLTDSEPLINAAAIAMFKERGLVVQPEDFHPFIGTGELRYLGGVAEKYGFALNLEEAKRRTYEIYLELVPAQLRAFPGAVELVRRCRQAGLKTAVASSADLIKIEANLDKIGLPRATWEAVVSAEDAVHKKPAPDLFLAAARRMAVAPGECVVIEDAVSGIQAARAAGMRCVAVASSYPPERLGEAAVVRATIAEVTLEDLRGA, from the coding sequence ATGAATGCTTCGAGGATTACGGCGGTCATCTTTGACATGGATGGCGTGCTGACCGATTCGGAGCCGCTGATCAATGCGGCGGCCATTGCCATGTTCAAAGAGCGCGGGCTGGTGGTGCAGCCGGAGGATTTTCATCCGTTTATTGGCACGGGGGAGCTGCGGTATTTGGGCGGGGTGGCGGAGAAATATGGTTTTGCGCTGAATCTGGAGGAGGCGAAACGGCGGACGTACGAGATTTACCTGGAGCTGGTGCCTGCCCAACTGCGGGCCTTTCCGGGGGCGGTGGAGCTGGTGCGGCGGTGCCGGCAGGCGGGGTTGAAGACGGCGGTGGCTTCGAGTGCGGACTTGATCAAGATCGAGGCCAATCTGGACAAGATCGGGCTGCCGCGGGCCACGTGGGAGGCGGTGGTCAGCGCGGAGGACGCCGTGCACAAGAAGCCGGCGCCGGATTTGTTTCTGGCGGCGGCGCGGCGGATGGCGGTGGCGCCGGGGGAGTGTGTGGTGATTGAGGATGCGGTGAGCGGGATCCAGGCGGCGCGCGCCGCCGGGATGCGTTGCGTGGCGGTGGCGTCGAGTTATCCGCCCGAGCGACTGGGGGAGGCGGCGGTGGTGCGGGCCACGATTGCGGAGGTGACGCTGGAGGATTTGCGGGGGGCCTGA
- a CDS encoding phage portal protein translates to MAAKAAKLAQIPLKLYQGENLILSGPAYQLLQRPHPHLDRFAFWELVATWLDLRGEVFLLPVDRQGAVAALRPGAALQYLLPLPPDQFTEIIEHHTLAGWRYQAASPHDPLPGMVLLPEEVLHLRLPNPWHPWRGLSPLSVAHLAAQTDYHSAQFMKGLILNNADTGLIVTTEHHLSQAQMDQVQAALRERKARAGMADRPLFLSGGVKVEKPALNAADLQFLENRKFNRQEILAVFRVPDTILGFTEDANRAVAEAQLLHWIHHVLAPLCRRLEAGLQPLLAALEPRATLSACFDLEDLPEMQDARRGRVDAARTLFHLGVPLNDINQVLDLGLPHYPWGDRPYLPHNVQPVDGHQKP, encoded by the coding sequence ATCGCCGCCAAAGCCGCCAAACTCGCTCAAATCCCGCTCAAACTCTATCAGGGCGAGAATCTCATCCTCTCCGGCCCCGCTTACCAACTGCTCCAACGCCCGCACCCCCACCTCGACCGCTTTGCCTTCTGGGAACTGGTGGCCACCTGGTTGGATTTGCGCGGCGAAGTCTTTTTGCTTCCCGTGGACCGTCAAGGCGCCGTGGCCGCCTTGCGCCCCGGCGCCGCCCTCCAATACCTCCTGCCGCTGCCCCCCGACCAATTCACCGAAATCATCGAGCATCACACCCTCGCCGGCTGGCGTTATCAGGCCGCCAGCCCCCACGACCCCCTGCCCGGCATGGTGCTGTTGCCGGAGGAAGTCCTGCACCTGCGCCTGCCCAACCCCTGGCATCCCTGGCGCGGCCTCTCCCCCTTGAGCGTGGCCCACCTCGCCGCCCAAACCGATTACCACTCCGCCCAGTTCATGAAAGGCCTCATCCTCAACAACGCCGACACCGGCCTGATCGTCACCACCGAGCACCACCTTTCCCAGGCCCAGATGGACCAGGTCCAGGCCGCCTTGCGCGAGCGCAAAGCCCGCGCCGGCATGGCCGATCGCCCCCTCTTCCTCTCCGGCGGGGTCAAAGTCGAAAAACCCGCCCTCAACGCCGCAGACCTTCAATTCCTCGAAAACCGCAAATTCAACCGCCAGGAAATCCTGGCCGTCTTTCGCGTGCCCGACACCATCCTCGGCTTCACCGAAGATGCCAACCGCGCCGTCGCCGAAGCCCAGCTCCTGCACTGGATTCATCACGTGCTGGCCCCCCTCTGCCGCCGTCTCGAAGCCGGCCTCCAACCGCTCCTGGCCGCCCTGGAACCGCGGGCCACCCTGTCGGCCTGCTTCGACCTGGAGGACCTCCCCGAAATGCAGGACGCCCGCCGCGGCCGCGTGGATGCCGCCCGCACGCTCTTTCACCTGGGCGTCCCCCTCAATGACATCAATCAGGTCCTGGACCTCGGCCTGCCCCATTACCCGTGGGGCGACCGCCCCTACCTGCCGCACAATGTGCAACCCGTGGACGGGCACCAAAAACCCTGA
- a CDS encoding Gfo/Idh/MocA family oxidoreductase, translated as MKQPNSAFCSRRRFLRASAATLAAATVLPGHILGLHGATPPSSKLNLGFIGVAGRGGANLDGCAGENIVALCDVDRARLQKAQERFPQAKAFQDYRKMMDEVGRTLDAVVVSTPDHTHAVALMRAIKERKHVYSEKPLAHCVQEIRALRAAARQYKVVTQLGNQGHSSDSIRRFHQMIQSGFIGPVREIHAFCGSNYSRVAELERAKQEMPVPETLDWDLWLGPAPWRPYNSCYVPGKWRGWLQFGTGVIGDWVCHVVDPVFWALNLTAPVALQAEVMDYDPKLHAETCPPGTRITYEFAAQGTRPALKLIWYDGKWSPPTPEEMGTEKLPGIGAVVVGEKGKIVYGSHGAGSCRMIPDAKMDEYRELEKTLPPNPVPKSPGHYAEWLRACKGGPPALSHFDYGGPLTEIALLGVIAFRYPGTRLQWDAARAQFTNHRDANRHLLAEYRKGWSL; from the coding sequence ATGAAGCAACCCAACTCTGCCTTCTGCTCGCGCCGCCGGTTTTTACGCGCCTCGGCGGCCACCCTCGCCGCCGCCACGGTTCTGCCCGGCCACATTCTCGGCCTGCATGGCGCCACCCCCCCCAGCAGCAAATTGAACCTGGGCTTCATCGGCGTCGCCGGCCGCGGCGGGGCCAACCTGGACGGTTGCGCCGGGGAAAATATCGTGGCGCTGTGCGATGTGGACCGCGCCCGCCTCCAGAAGGCGCAGGAGCGCTTCCCCCAGGCCAAAGCCTTCCAGGACTACCGCAAAATGATGGACGAAGTCGGGCGCACCCTCGATGCCGTGGTGGTCTCGACGCCCGACCACACCCATGCCGTGGCCCTCATGCGCGCCATCAAGGAGCGCAAGCATGTCTATTCCGAGAAACCGCTGGCCCATTGCGTGCAGGAAATCCGCGCCCTGCGCGCCGCCGCCCGCCAGTACAAAGTCGTCACCCAACTGGGCAACCAGGGGCACTCCTCCGATTCCATCCGCCGCTTCCATCAAATGATCCAAAGCGGCTTCATCGGCCCGGTGCGGGAAATTCATGCCTTCTGTGGCAGCAACTACAGCCGCGTCGCCGAGCTGGAGCGCGCCAAACAGGAAATGCCCGTCCCCGAAACGCTGGACTGGGACTTGTGGCTCGGGCCGGCCCCGTGGCGCCCCTACAACTCCTGCTACGTGCCGGGCAAATGGCGCGGCTGGCTGCAATTCGGCACCGGTGTCATTGGCGACTGGGTATGCCACGTGGTGGATCCGGTCTTTTGGGCGCTCAATCTAACCGCCCCTGTCGCGCTGCAGGCCGAAGTCATGGACTACGACCCCAAATTGCACGCCGAAACCTGCCCCCCCGGCACCCGCATCACCTATGAGTTCGCCGCCCAGGGCACGCGCCCCGCGCTTAAATTAATCTGGTACGACGGCAAATGGTCCCCGCCCACCCCGGAGGAAATGGGCACCGAAAAACTCCCCGGCATCGGCGCCGTGGTGGTGGGCGAAAAAGGCAAGATCGTGTACGGCTCCCATGGCGCCGGCAGTTGCCGCATGATCCCCGATGCCAAAATGGACGAGTACCGCGAGCTGGAAAAAACCCTGCCCCCCAACCCCGTCCCCAAATCCCCCGGCCACTACGCGGAATGGTTGCGCGCCTGCAAAGGCGGGCCGCCGGCCCTGTCCCATTTCGATTACGGCGGGCCGCTGACGGAAATCGCCCTGCTGGGGGTCATTGCCTTCCGCTATCCGGGCACGCGCTTGCAATGGGATGCGGCGCGCGCGCAGTTCACCAATCACCGCGACGCCAACCGCCACCTCTTGGCCGAATATCGCAAAGGCTGGTCCCTCTAA
- a CDS encoding DUF5615 family PIN-like protein produces MIWVDAHLSPALAPWLTTEFGEDARSVRELGLAHAKDKDIFAAARQANAIVMTKDEDFVEMVERLGPPPCVIWLTCGNTSNATLRQLLKTTLPKALDFIKQGNAIVEISRSS; encoded by the coding sequence ATGATTTGGGTGGACGCCCACTTGTCGCCTGCCCTGGCACCGTGGCTCACCACGGAATTTGGCGAAGACGCCCGCTCCGTGCGCGAGCTGGGGCTCGCTCATGCCAAGGACAAGGATATCTTCGCCGCCGCCCGCCAGGCCAATGCCATCGTCATGACCAAGGACGAGGATTTTGTGGAGATGGTGGAACGCCTTGGGCCACCCCCATGCGTGATTTGGCTGACCTGCGGCAACACCAGCAATGCCACACTTCGCCAGTTGCTGAAGACGACGCTGCCAAAGGCCTTGGACTTCATCAAGCAGGGCAATGCGATAGTGGAAATTTCCCGTTCCTCGTAA
- a CDS encoding DUF433 domain-containing protein, giving the protein MNRITIDPDQCGGRPCIRGLRIRVIDVLDLLAHGLTPQQVLEELPDLEPEDIQACLQYASRKLNHPVLLSS; this is encoded by the coding sequence ATGAATCGAATAACGATTGATCCAGACCAATGCGGAGGCCGCCCCTGTATCAGGGGCCTGCGCATCCGTGTGATTGACGTTTTGGATCTGCTGGCCCATGGCTTGACTCCACAGCAGGTGCTCGAGGAATTGCCAGACCTTGAGCCAGAAGACATTCAGGCTTGCCTCCAATACGCCAGCCGCAAGCTCAATCACCCTGTCTTGCTCTCTTCATGA
- a CDS encoding thiamine pyrophosphate-dependent enzyme, whose product MGADTTVVQAVEAPPLKPLALRSRLAGTPSQPPKYAVTVRNRAGQPVVLADPRATRALVALMNIHAVNGGAACHWGGPAAFAEINAALHGLMFAVQGRPWHEAYNYVNDAGHAENGIYALRALYGFDGMTFDDLKGFRSLQSKLTGHGESHLNPEGVLLSNGPLSSAIGQAEGLAMADKLAGNDRVTLCVASDGASMEGEAREAYASIPGLAGKGRLNPFVLVISDNDTKLSGRISKDAFSMQPSLEAMAVLGWKVLKVANGHDLEAVYQAMEAAIEAARGNPQQPVCVWVKTIKGYGVKATMENAAGGHGFPLNNAEKIVEFVQEIYGGQPPEELARWAAALRAEWEQKEAAKKAKAAAAPAAGPAVKKDKVQTGLAKAAVRAATEGLPVFSVSSDVQGSTGMSLFQKSFPERWVEVGIAEANMVSVAAGLSKLGFVAIADTFGQFGVTKGNLPLTMAALSQAPVIAVFSHIGLQDAADGASHQATTYLAATCAIPHTVVIAPSCAEEAEALMYEAIRRQVADRLAGRDGESYIFFVGRENYPLRWVEGATYPWGKAQVLREGKDVVLVGCGVLVEKALAAGQKLAEAGIQATVINNPFINRVDVATIGAAVQRCGGRVVTIEDHQVQGGMGAQVAHALACAGIPHRMKSLGIPGEFGRSAYVAEHLYQHYGLTAERMAQAARELLG is encoded by the coding sequence ATGGGTGCTGATACGACCGTGGTGCAGGCGGTGGAAGCGCCGCCGTTGAAACCGTTGGCCTTGCGTTCCCGCCTGGCGGGCACTCCCTCGCAACCCCCGAAGTATGCGGTTACGGTGCGCAACCGGGCCGGGCAGCCGGTGGTGCTGGCGGATCCGCGGGCCACGCGGGCGCTGGTGGCCCTGATGAACATCCACGCGGTGAACGGCGGGGCGGCCTGCCACTGGGGCGGGCCGGCGGCGTTTGCGGAGATCAATGCGGCGCTGCACGGCCTGATGTTTGCGGTGCAGGGGCGTCCGTGGCACGAGGCTTACAATTACGTGAATGACGCGGGGCATGCGGAGAATGGCATTTATGCGTTGCGCGCCCTGTATGGTTTTGACGGGATGACGTTTGATGATTTGAAGGGTTTCCGGAGCCTGCAGAGCAAGCTGACCGGCCATGGCGAATCGCACCTGAATCCTGAGGGCGTGCTGCTGAGCAACGGGCCGCTGAGTTCGGCCATTGGGCAGGCCGAGGGGCTGGCGATGGCGGACAAGCTGGCGGGGAATGACCGGGTGACATTGTGCGTGGCGTCGGACGGGGCCTCGATGGAGGGGGAGGCGCGGGAGGCGTATGCGTCCATTCCGGGGCTGGCGGGCAAGGGGCGGCTCAATCCCTTCGTGCTGGTGATTTCGGACAATGACACCAAGTTGAGCGGGCGGATCAGCAAGGATGCGTTTTCCATGCAGCCCAGCCTGGAGGCGATGGCGGTGCTGGGGTGGAAGGTGCTCAAGGTGGCCAACGGGCACGATCTGGAGGCGGTGTATCAGGCCATGGAGGCGGCGATTGAGGCCGCCCGCGGCAATCCGCAGCAGCCGGTGTGTGTGTGGGTCAAGACCATCAAGGGTTACGGGGTGAAGGCCACGATGGAGAACGCGGCGGGCGGGCATGGTTTTCCGCTGAACAACGCGGAGAAGATCGTGGAATTTGTGCAGGAAATCTACGGCGGCCAGCCGCCGGAGGAGTTGGCGCGGTGGGCTGCGGCGTTGCGGGCGGAATGGGAGCAGAAGGAGGCCGCCAAAAAGGCCAAGGCGGCGGCCGCGCCAGCGGCGGGGCCGGCGGTGAAGAAGGACAAGGTGCAGACCGGCCTGGCCAAGGCGGCGGTGCGGGCGGCCACGGAGGGGTTGCCGGTGTTCAGTGTGTCCTCGGACGTGCAGGGATCCACGGGCATGAGCCTGTTTCAGAAGAGTTTTCCGGAGCGCTGGGTGGAGGTGGGCATTGCCGAGGCCAACATGGTGAGTGTGGCGGCGGGTTTGTCCAAGCTGGGTTTTGTGGCCATCGCCGATACGTTTGGGCAGTTTGGGGTGACCAAGGGGAATCTGCCGCTGACGATGGCGGCGTTGTCGCAGGCGCCGGTGATTGCGGTGTTTTCGCATATTGGGCTGCAGGATGCGGCGGATGGGGCGTCGCACCAGGCGACGACGTATCTGGCGGCGACGTGCGCGATACCGCATACGGTGGTAATTGCGCCTTCCTGCGCGGAGGAAGCGGAGGCGTTGATGTATGAGGCCATCCGGCGGCAGGTGGCGGACCGGCTGGCGGGCAGGGACGGGGAAAGCTACATCTTTTTTGTGGGCCGGGAGAATTACCCGCTGCGGTGGGTGGAGGGGGCCACGTATCCGTGGGGCAAGGCGCAGGTGTTGCGCGAGGGCAAGGATGTGGTGCTGGTGGGGTGCGGGGTGCTGGTGGAGAAGGCCCTGGCGGCGGGGCAGAAGCTGGCCGAGGCGGGGATTCAGGCCACAGTGATCAACAACCCCTTCATCAACCGGGTGGATGTGGCGACGATTGGCGCCGCGGTGCAGCGGTGCGGGGGGCGGGTGGTGACCATCGAGGATCATCAGGTGCAGGGCGGGATGGGGGCGCAGGTGGCCCATGCGCTGGCCTGCGCGGGCATCCCCCATCGCATGAAGTCGCTGGGCATTCCGGGCGAGTTTGGGCGCAGCGCCTATGTGGCGGAGCATCTGTATCAACACTATGGGTTGACGGCCGAGCGCATGGCGCAGGCGGCGCGGGAATTGTTGGGGTGA
- the yajC gene encoding preprotein translocase subunit YajC codes for MFVVFYFLLIRPQTKRQRELENMQKNLKSGMKVLTASGIVGTVLTVRERTLTLRSGDAKLEITRGAVTEVLEKGEAAAEEEPAPPKK; via the coding sequence ATGTTTGTGGTGTTCTACTTCCTGCTGATCCGCCCCCAGACCAAGCGGCAGCGGGAGCTGGAGAACATGCAAAAGAACCTGAAAAGCGGCATGAAGGTGTTGACGGCCAGCGGGATTGTGGGGACGGTGCTGACCGTGCGCGAGCGGACGCTGACGCTGCGCTCCGGCGACGCCAAGCTGGAGATCACGCGCGGCGCGGTGACGGAAGTGTTGGAGAAGGGCGAGGCGGCGGCCGAGGAGGAGCCCGCCCCGCCGAAGAAGTAA
- the secD gene encoding protein translocase subunit SecD — protein MKQSHLWKLLLIVFVVAWSAAEMYPPTSRDLLEYFQARAVNTDTNFQAMVAKAKELNAKNPLRTFGNLRDAIGERMITNYFPFVNVSKEVGASNMTVVILAQLQREAAGKIKLGLDLRGGTSFLVGLDTNYLSQVGERSEEERNIAIAQAIEVLRRRVDKFGVAEPIIQPAGSDRIIVQIPGLSEDEKEAARRQIEKAAYLEFRLVHPESSELLAQEIIPAGYEVLKEVSTREGKETAIPYLVAKKAVMTGEYIKEARFDRDPLTGRPQIAFSLTAKGTDLFGRITEENVGRQLAIVLDGQLQSAPVIQTPITGGRGQITGRFTEKEAVELASVLENPLRTPLKIIESREVDPSLGADSIHKGFRAAVIGVVLVSAFMLVYYLVAGLVANVALLLNIIILLGVMCSFGTTLTLPGIAGIVLTIGMAVDANVLIYERMREELAAGKSLRGAVAAGYEKAFSTILDSNVTTLIASVILIYMGTGPVKGFGVTLTIGVSASMFTALVVTRLIFDAMIHFNLVKSLPMLQLIHNPNINFMRYAKPAFIASWALIVAGLVVGIFRGSHIYGVDFAGGDRVTLAFAQKVEVDKIRQEMDRIRMGDVNIQYQKDIGSNEETLTLVTPYEKGEEAVAALKKAFPDAGWKVMGVDKVGPTVGKEIKKSAMVAIFLALLGILVYVAMRYEFSFAIGAIVAVLHDILMTLAVFFIFGRQLSAPVVAAVLTIIGFSINDTIVIFDRIREDLKLGVRGSFLEIMNKALNQTLSRTIITSGTVFLATLSLYLFGGGVINDFSFCFLVGILTGTYSSIYIAGALVLWLNKGERPTLATNVAIETPVSRPRTA, from the coding sequence ATGAAGCAAAGTCATCTCTGGAAATTGTTGTTGATTGTGTTTGTGGTGGCGTGGTCGGCGGCCGAAATGTATCCGCCGACCAGCCGGGATTTGCTGGAGTACTTCCAGGCGCGGGCGGTCAACACGGACACAAATTTTCAGGCCATGGTGGCGAAGGCGAAGGAGCTGAACGCCAAGAATCCGTTGCGGACGTTTGGGAACTTGCGGGACGCCATTGGGGAGCGGATGATCACCAACTACTTCCCCTTTGTGAACGTGAGCAAGGAAGTGGGGGCCTCCAACATGACGGTGGTGATTCTGGCGCAGTTGCAGCGGGAGGCGGCGGGCAAGATCAAGCTGGGGCTGGATTTGCGGGGCGGCACTTCGTTTTTGGTGGGTTTGGACACCAATTATTTGTCGCAGGTGGGCGAGCGGAGCGAGGAGGAGCGCAACATTGCCATTGCGCAGGCCATCGAGGTGCTGCGGCGGCGCGTGGACAAGTTTGGGGTGGCGGAGCCGATCATCCAGCCGGCGGGGTCGGATCGGATCATTGTGCAGATTCCCGGGTTGTCCGAGGACGAGAAGGAGGCGGCGCGGCGGCAGATTGAGAAGGCGGCGTATCTGGAGTTTCGGCTGGTGCATCCGGAGAGCAGCGAGCTGCTGGCGCAGGAGATTATTCCGGCGGGGTATGAGGTGCTGAAGGAGGTCTCCACGCGGGAGGGCAAGGAGACGGCGATTCCCTATCTGGTGGCCAAAAAGGCGGTGATGACGGGCGAGTACATCAAGGAGGCGCGGTTTGACCGGGATCCGCTGACCGGCCGGCCGCAGATCGCCTTCAGTCTGACGGCCAAGGGGACGGATTTGTTTGGGCGGATCACGGAGGAGAACGTGGGGCGGCAGTTGGCGATTGTGCTGGACGGGCAGTTGCAGTCGGCGCCGGTGATACAAACGCCGATCACGGGGGGGCGGGGCCAGATCACGGGCCGGTTCACGGAAAAAGAGGCGGTGGAGCTGGCCAGCGTGCTGGAGAATCCGCTGCGCACGCCGTTGAAGATCATCGAGAGCCGCGAGGTGGATCCGTCGCTGGGGGCGGACTCGATTCACAAGGGATTCCGGGCGGCGGTGATTGGGGTGGTGTTGGTGAGCGCTTTCATGCTGGTGTATTACCTGGTGGCGGGGCTGGTGGCGAATGTGGCGCTGTTGTTGAACATCATCATCCTGCTGGGGGTGATGTGCAGTTTTGGGACGACGCTGACGTTGCCGGGCATAGCGGGCATTGTGCTGACGATTGGCATGGCGGTGGACGCCAACGTGCTGATCTACGAGCGCATGCGGGAGGAGCTGGCGGCGGGCAAGTCGCTGCGCGGGGCGGTGGCGGCGGGGTATGAGAAGGCGTTCAGCACGATTTTGGACTCGAACGTGACGACGCTGATTGCCTCGGTGATTTTGATTTACATGGGGACCGGGCCGGTGAAGGGGTTTGGCGTGACGCTGACCATTGGCGTGAGCGCGAGCATGTTCACGGCGCTGGTGGTGACGCGGCTGATTTTTGACGCGATGATTCACTTCAATTTGGTGAAGTCGCTGCCCATGTTGCAGTTGATCCACAACCCGAACATCAATTTCATGCGTTACGCCAAGCCGGCGTTCATTGCCTCGTGGGCATTGATTGTGGCGGGGCTGGTGGTGGGCATCTTCCGGGGCTCGCACATTTATGGCGTGGACTTTGCGGGGGGCGACCGGGTGACACTGGCGTTTGCCCAGAAGGTGGAGGTGGACAAAATCCGCCAGGAAATGGATCGCATTCGCATGGGCGATGTGAACATTCAGTACCAGAAGGACATTGGCTCGAATGAGGAGACGCTGACTTTGGTCACGCCGTACGAGAAGGGCGAGGAGGCGGTGGCGGCGTTGAAGAAGGCGTTTCCTGACGCCGGCTGGAAGGTGATGGGGGTGGACAAGGTGGGGCCGACGGTGGGGAAGGAGATCAAGAAATCGGCGATGGTGGCCATCTTCCTCGCGCTGCTGGGGATTCTGGTGTATGTGGCGATGCGCTATGAGTTTTCGTTTGCCATTGGCGCGATTGTGGCGGTGTTGCATGACATTTTGATGACGCTGGCGGTGTTCTTCATCTTTGGGCGGCAGCTCAGTGCGCCGGTGGTGGCGGCGGTGTTGACCATCATTGGTTTCTCGATCAATGACACCATCGTCATTTTTGACCGCATCCGGGAGGATTTGAAGCTGGGGGTGCGGGGCAGCTTCCTGGAGATCATGAACAAGGCGCTCAACCAGACGCTGAGCCGCACGATCATCACCTCGGGGACGGTGTTTCTGGCGACGCTGTCGCTGTATTTGTTTGGCGGCGGGGTGATCAATGATTTCTCGTTCTGCTTCCTGGTGGGGATTCTGACCGGGACCTATTCCTCGATCTACATTGCGGGGGCGCTGGTGTTGTGGCTGAACAAGGGCGAGCGGCCCACCCTGGCCACGAATGTGGCCATCGAGACGCCGGTGTCGCGTCCCCGCACGGCTTGA
- a CDS encoding TerC family protein, whose product MLALAEITVWHWVGFITIVLFFLAMDLGVFHKHAHVVQVKEALAWTTVWFSMAMLFAGAVYYWRGKQEAVEFITGYVIEYSLSMDNVFVIAMIFAYFRVPDKYQHRVLFWGILGALIMRGVMIGAGSELVKRYHWILYFMGAFLVFSGIKMLFVDDEGVHPEKNPVLKLARKLFPVTPDFHEQKFVVRVPAADGTGRLTVALTPLAMVLLMVETTDLIFAVDSIPAIFAITQKPFIVFTSNVFAILGLRSLYFLLAGAIRYFRYLKTGLSLVLVFIGLKMLLPWVQEKFELWPGVKIPTTLSLGVVLSIILLSIAVSVLKSWHENRAR is encoded by the coding sequence ATGCTGGCACTGGCAGAGATCACCGTCTGGCACTGGGTGGGATTTATCACCATCGTCCTGTTTTTTCTGGCGATGGACCTGGGGGTGTTTCACAAGCACGCGCATGTGGTGCAGGTGAAGGAGGCGCTGGCGTGGACGACGGTCTGGTTTTCGATGGCGATGTTGTTTGCCGGGGCGGTGTATTACTGGCGGGGCAAACAGGAGGCGGTGGAGTTCATCACCGGCTATGTCATCGAGTACTCGCTCTCGATGGACAACGTGTTTGTGATCGCGATGATCTTTGCCTACTTTCGCGTGCCGGACAAATACCAGCACCGGGTGTTGTTCTGGGGCATCCTGGGGGCGCTGATCATGCGGGGTGTCATGATTGGCGCCGGCAGCGAGCTGGTCAAACGCTACCACTGGATTCTCTACTTCATGGGCGCTTTTCTGGTGTTCAGCGGCATCAAGATGCTGTTTGTGGACGATGAGGGGGTGCATCCGGAGAAGAATCCGGTGTTGAAGCTGGCGCGCAAGCTGTTCCCCGTGACCCCGGATTTCCACGAGCAGAAATTTGTGGTGCGGGTGCCGGCGGCCGATGGCACGGGGCGGCTGACCGTGGCCCTGACGCCGCTGGCGATGGTGCTGCTGATGGTGGAGACGACGGACTTGATTTTCGCGGTGGATTCCATACCGGCCATTTTTGCCATTACACAGAAACCGTTCATTGTGTTCACCTCCAATGTGTTCGCCATTTTGGGGCTGCGCTCGCTTTACTTTTTGCTGGCCGGGGCCATCCGCTATTTCCGTTATTTGAAGACGGGGTTGTCTCTTGTGCTGGTGTTTATTGGGTTGAAGATGCTGCTGCCGTGGGTGCAGGAGAAGTTTGAGTTGTGGCCCGGGGTCAAAATTCCCACCACCCTTTCGCTGGGGGTGGTGTTGTCCATCATTCTGCTTTCGATTGCCGTGTCGGTGCTGAAATCCTGGCACGAGAACCGGGCGCGGTGA